CCGTACTCCCCACCTCGGCAATAATATCACCACGCTTTACCTTATCACCCCGCTTCTTGAAAATTTTGGAATTATGCCCATAGCGGGTCACCAGTCCATGGCCATGGTCAATCACGACCAGTTTGCCGAGCAAACCCTTGGTACCTGAAAAGGTAACCACGCCATCTGCCGTTGCAACAACCGGAGTACCTTTGGGTGCGGCGAAATCAATCCCTTTGTGCAGCTCT
The window above is part of the Desulfobacterales bacterium genome. Proteins encoded here:
- a CDS encoding M23 family metallopeptidase codes for the protein ELHKGIDFAAPKGTPVVATADGVVTFSGTKGLLGKLVVIDHGHGLVTRYGHNSKIFKKRGDKVKRGDIIAEVGSTGRSTGPHVHYEVRLNGVPINPSRYIYN